The following nucleotide sequence is from Halomonas chromatireducens.
GCCAGGACCTCGACCTGCTTCCAGATGGGTTCCACCAGGCCGAAGGTATTGCCCTGGAATTCGCAGCATTCGCCCAGGGCGTGGATGGCCGGCTCAGAGGTGGTAAGGGTCTCGTCGACGACGATGGCGCGGTTGACCTCGAGCCCGGCCACCTGGCCCAGTTCCTTGTTGGGCGTGATGCCAATGGCCACCACCACGCACTCGGCCGGGAGCCAGTGTCCGTCGCTCAGCATGGCGCCGGTGACATGGCCCTGGTCGTCTCCGGTCAGGTGGTCCAGGCCGGCATCGGTATGGATGTCGAGGCCGCGGCTGCAGAGCTCGGCTTCGAGCAACCGGGCGGCGGTGATGTCCAACTGACGGTTCATCAGCCGGTCGTCACGCTGGATCAGGCTCACGTTCATGCCACGCTTGGCTTGGCCCTGTTTCCGCAGGCCTTCGGCGGCTTCCAGGCCCAGCAGGCCGCCGCCGATCACTACGGCACTGCCGCCGGCTTGCGCGGCACGTGTCAGGGCCTCGGCATCGTTCAGGTCGCGAAAGACGTGGACGCCGGCAAGCGTGAGCCCGGGAATGGGCGGCATCGCCGGGCGTGAGCCGGTGGCCAGCACCAGGCGGTCATAGTCGAGGGTGCGGCCGGCGTCAGTGGTCAGGCGGCGCGATTGGCGGTCGATGTTGGTGACCCGCTCACCGAGAACCAGGTCGATCCGCTGTTCGGCATACCAGCCGGCATCGCGCAGCGTCAGCGCGTCGCGCTCCATCTCGCCGGCCAGTAGCGGCGAGAGCAGTATACGGTTGTAGGCTGGCTGCGGCTCCTCGCCGATCACGGTGATACGCAGCGACAGGGCCGGCCGCTTGGCCAGGGCTTCAACCAGCCGGTGGCCAGCCATCCCGTTGCCGATGATCACGAGATGCTCGAGCGTGGCCGACTGGGGTGCGGACTGTGGGTGCATGTAGTGACACCTCCGAAGCAGGTAAGAAAGCAGCGGCACAAAAAGAAGACGCTCCATCACGACCCCGCCTGGGGTGTGCTGGAGCGTCTTCGCCCGTTGCTACTGTTCGAGAGCGACCGCCATTGATCGCGTAGTTGATGAGTACCAATCAAGAAGCTGGCCAAGATTCTCTTGATGTCAGTTTTATTGTTTTATTTCAGATTCTTGGGAATGCCTTTCCAGAGGGGGTGTCCGGCGCTCAGCCGTTTCCGGTCGGCCGCCTGCACGTCACTGGTGCATGGCAGCATCGAAATGCACAGGGGCGTAGCACTCGTGGAGCGTCGGGATGTCCAGGGCACGATCCAGGTGACGCAGGGAGCGGTCCAGCTGTTCGGCAATCCGACCCATGGCGTCCACGTCGGGGCGCAGGATCCCGGGGCCGAACAGCCGCTGGTGAATCGGAGTGACGTCCAGGGGCAGGGTGTCGAGATGGCTCACCGAGCGGTCCAGGTAGGGCGGCAGGGCGAGCCACTCCAGCGCCTGGTGGCGGTTTTCGGGAGAGTCGGCGAGCCAGTCGCTGGCCGCCACCAGCGCCCGGATCAGGGCGGCAAGCGTGGCGGGGTAGTGGTGAGCCCAGGAGCGGGTCACGCCCAATACCTTCTCGGGGTGATCGGGCCACAGCTGGGCACCGCTGGCCACGAGCTGGCCGACACCCTGGTGCGCGGCCAGGCTGCCCCAGGGTTCGCCGGCGCAGAAGCCGTCGATCTGGCCTTCGCTGAGGGCCGCCACCATGCGCGGGGGCGGCAGGACGATCAGTTCCACGTCGCGGTCCGGATCGATGCCGCCCAGGCTGAGCCACTCCCGCAGCAGGTAGTGCTGGCACGAGAAGGGGTAGACCATGGCCAGCCGCGGGCGATGAGGGCCGCTGTGCTTACCGAGCCAGGCGCCGACGGCGCGTGCGCTGTCGGCCGGGTCGCTGCCCATGGCGGCACCGCTCTGCTGGCAGAGGGGTTCCGACAGCACGATGGCATTGCCGTTGCGGCTCAGGGTGATCGGCGCCAGGGCGTCGCAGGGCGCCCGCTCCAGCCCGAGACTCATGGCCAGCGGCATGGGCGAGAGCATCTGGGCGCCATCGAGCAGCCCGGCGGCCACCTTGTCGCGCAGGGTCGACCAGGCGTTCTCCCGTGACAGCGATACCTCGACCCCCTGTTCGGAAAAGAAGCCCTGTTCACGGGCGATGACCAGCAGGGCGGCATCCAGCAGCGGCACGAAGCCCAGGGTCAGGTGATTCAGCTCGGGTGTGGTGTGCATGTCCTGCGGATTCATGAATAGACCTCAGTTCAGTCAGGCGAGCGCGTGTTCAGGCGTTCCAGGATATCGATGACGCTGTCGGCCACCTCGGCAATACGCTGGCTGCGATCCATGGCGAGCTTGCGCAGCATGCGATAGGCCTGCTCCTCGTCGCAGTCCTGATGCTTCATCAACAGCCCCTTGGCGCGTTCGATGCGCTTGCGCTCGGTGAGCTGGTTGCGGGTCTTCTCCAGTTCGCGGCGCATGGACTGGAAGGCATCGAAGCGGGCAATCGCCACCTCGATGATCGCCTTGACCCGGCCGGGAATCAGGCCGTCGACCACGTAGGCGCTGACGCCGACCTTGAGGGCGGCCTGGAGGATGTCCGGGTCGTGCTGGTCGGCGAAGAAGACCACCGGGCGCGGGTTCTCGCGGTTGAGCAGCGCCATGCTGTCCAGGGTGTCGCGGTCGGGGGATTCCATGTCGATGATCACCACGTCGGGCTGGTGCCGGGCGACCATCTCGTTGAGGCTCGCCGGGCTCGTCAGGCGGCAGACCACACGGTGTCCATCGGCGACCAGGGCCTCCTCGACCATGGCCGCGCGCACGACTTCATCATCAACCAGCAGCACATTCAGCGGTGGGGGCATGGCAGTCTCGCTAGTCACTTGCATCTCTACGCTGCGATGCAAAATACATTCCAGATATTGCAACTCCGCGGCACGCCAAGTCCTGCGGGCCGGGTCTTGACGGCCTGGCGCTGTGTCTGGCGATTATTCGGTCCGATGCGCGGCGTTTCGGCACTACCGTGGTGCAGCATGGCAGTTGGGGTGAGAGATCCTGGGGCAGTGGCTCGATGTCAGGAACGATAGAAGGCCATCAGGGAGCCGGAATACTGGCAGATGCCGTTCGCCTGGCACAAAGATTGCTTCATCCTGTATAGAAAATGCTCAACGCTGGGCAAAGCAGCAAGAGGCGCCCACCGCGCTTCATCGGCAACGACGCCCACCCGCCGTCTCTGCTACAGAGTCGGCGGGTGGGCGTTTGCATTTTGCGAACATGCGTTACAGGAGATCGTCATGCACCAGGCTCTAACCACTTGCCCCTACTGCGGTGTTGGCTGCGGCGTGCAGGCGGAAGTCGACGGCGAGCGCATCATCGGCGTCAGCGGTGACAGCACGCATCCGGCGAATTTCGGGCGGCTCTGCGTCAAGGGTTCGGCGCTGCACGAGACCCTGGGTGAGCATGGCCGGCTGACGCGTCCCCGGGTCGACGGCGTGGAGGTGGACTGGGACACGGCACTGGATGCCGTGGCCGACAGGCTTCAGGCCACACGCCGCGACCATGGCAACCATGCCGTGGCGGCCTACCTCTCGGGTCAGCTGCTCACCGAGGACTATTACGTTGCCAACAAGCTGTTCAAGGGCTTCCTGGGGACGCCGCACCTGGACACCAACTCGCGGCTCTGCATGGCCTCGGCGGTGGCGGCCTACAAGCGCGCCTTCGGCGCCGACGCCGTGCCCTGCAACTACGAGGACCTGGAGGAGGCGGAGCTGGTGGTGCTGGTGGGGTCGAACCTGGCCTGGAACCATCCGGTGCTGTATCAGCGCATCAAGGCGGCCAAGCAGATCAATCCGCTGATGCGGGTGGTGGTGATCGACCCCAGGGTCACCGATAGCTGCGAGATCGCCGACCTCTATCTCGGCCTCGCGCCCGGCAGCGATGCGCGGCTGTTCAATGGCCTGCTGGCCTGGATGGACGACCGTTCCAAGCTGGACCGGGTCTACCTGGAGAAGCACACCCTGGGCATGGAAGAGGCCCTGGCGGCGGCCCGCGAGGACGACACCTCGCTGGAGGCCATTGCCGCCGACTGCGATGTGGACCCGGAGCGGCTGGAAACCTTCTTCTACTGGTTCTCAAGCCACCTCCACGTGGTGACGCTCTACTCCCAGGGCGTCAACCAGTCCTCCAGCGGCACCGACAAGTGCAACGCCATCATCAATTGCCATCTGGCCGGCGGCAAGATCGGCCTGCCGGGGGCGGGGCCCTTCTCGATCACCGGCCAGCCCAACGCCATGGGCGGCCGCGAAGTGGGCGGGTTGGCCAACCAGCTGGCCGCGCACATGGACTACCATACGCCGGACGCCCTCGAACGGGTCACGCGCTTCTGGACGACAGAATCGCTCGAGCCCACCCTGCCCGACGCGCCAGGCCACAAGGCGGTGGAGCTGTTCGAGGCCATCGAGCGGGGCGAGGTTCAGGCGGTGTGGATCATGGCCACCAACCCGGTGGTGAGCCTGCCGGATGCCAACCGCGTGCGGGCGGCCCTGGCCAAGTGTCCGCTGGTGATCGTCTCCGAATGCATGGCCGACACCGATTTGCTCCCCTTTGCCGATATCGTGCTGCCGGCCTCGAGCTGGTCCGAGAAGGATGGCACCGTGACCAACTCCGAGCGGCGTATCTCCCGCCAGCGCGGGCTGCTGCCGCCCCCGGGGGAGGCCCGTCACGACTGGTGGATCATCGGCGAGGTGGCCAGGCGGCTCGGTTTCGGCGAAGCCTTTGCCTATGAACACCCCAGCGAGATCTTCGACGAGCATGCCCGGCTCTCCGGCTTCGAGAATGGTGAAGGCCCCGGCGAGGGCCGCCGGCTGTTCGATATCTCCGGCCTGACCGGGCTCGACCGCGACGCCTATGATGCCCTGGCGCCGATCCAGTGGCCGGTGACGCGGGGTGCGCCGAGCGGCACGGCGAGGCTGTTCGAGGATGGGCGCTTTGCCACCCCGGATGGCAAGGCGCGACTGATTGCGGTACACCCACGGGGGCCAGAGCAGGCCCTGAGCGAGGTTCGTCCGCTAAGGCTCAATACCGGCAGGGTGCGTGATCAGTGGCACACCATGACCCGCACCGGCCGTGCGCCACGGCTGATGAATCACCGCAGCGAACCCTTCATCGAGCTCCATCCCGACGATGCGCACCACTACGGT
It contains:
- a CDS encoding NAD(P)/FAD-dependent oxidoreductase, which produces MHPQSAPQSATLEHLVIIGNGMAGHRLVEALAKRPALSLRITVIGEEPQPAYNRILLSPLLAGEMERDALTLRDAGWYAEQRIDLVLGERVTNIDRQSRRLTTDAGRTLDYDRLVLATGSRPAMPPIPGLTLAGVHVFRDLNDAEALTRAAQAGGSAVVIGGGLLGLEAAEGLRKQGQAKRGMNVSLIQRDDRLMNRQLDITAARLLEAELCSRGLDIHTDAGLDHLTGDDQGHVTGAMLSDGHWLPAECVVVAIGITPNKELGQVAGLEVNRAIVVDETLTTSEPAIHALGECCEFQGNTFGLVEPIWKQVEVLAAHLAGEPTAGYVETPCATKLKVSGVSLYAFGPTEAEPDHDVLTYRDPLQGDYRRLLLCDGHIVGAVLYGDTAMGPWYFEHSLAGTDLGPCRQALLLGAADADALLHEHANPDSPERPVKEAA
- a CDS encoding CmpA/NrtA family ABC transporter substrate-binding protein; translated protein: MNPQDMHTTPELNHLTLGFVPLLDAALLVIAREQGFFSEQGVEVSLSRENAWSTLRDKVAAGLLDGAQMLSPMPLAMSLGLERAPCDALAPITLSRNGNAIVLSEPLCQQSGAAMGSDPADSARAVGAWLGKHSGPHRPRLAMVYPFSCQHYLLREWLSLGGIDPDRDVELIVLPPPRMVAALSEGQIDGFCAGEPWGSLAAHQGVGQLVASGAQLWPDHPEKVLGVTRSWAHHYPATLAALIRALVAASDWLADSPENRHQALEWLALPPYLDRSVSHLDTLPLDVTPIHQRLFGPGILRPDVDAMGRIAEQLDRSLRHLDRALDIPTLHECYAPVHFDAAMHQ
- a CDS encoding ANTAR domain-containing response regulator, producing MPPPLNVLLVDDEVVRAAMVEEALVADGHRVVCRLTSPASLNEMVARHQPDVVIIDMESPDRDTLDSMALLNRENPRPVVFFADQHDPDILQAALKVGVSAYVVDGLIPGRVKAIIEVAIARFDAFQSMRRELEKTRNQLTERKRIERAKGLLMKHQDCDEEQAYRMLRKLAMDRSQRIAEVADSVIDILERLNTRSPD
- a CDS encoding nitrate reductase, with protein sequence MHQALTTCPYCGVGCGVQAEVDGERIIGVSGDSTHPANFGRLCVKGSALHETLGEHGRLTRPRVDGVEVDWDTALDAVADRLQATRRDHGNHAVAAYLSGQLLTEDYYVANKLFKGFLGTPHLDTNSRLCMASAVAAYKRAFGADAVPCNYEDLEEAELVVLVGSNLAWNHPVLYQRIKAAKQINPLMRVVVIDPRVTDSCEIADLYLGLAPGSDARLFNGLLAWMDDRSKLDRVYLEKHTLGMEEALAAAREDDTSLEAIAADCDVDPERLETFFYWFSSHLHVVTLYSQGVNQSSSGTDKCNAIINCHLAGGKIGLPGAGPFSITGQPNAMGGREVGGLANQLAAHMDYHTPDALERVTRFWTTESLEPTLPDAPGHKAVELFEAIERGEVQAVWIMATNPVVSLPDANRVRAALAKCPLVIVSECMADTDLLPFADIVLPASSWSEKDGTVTNSERRISRQRGLLPPPGEARHDWWIIGEVARRLGFGEAFAYEHPSEIFDEHARLSGFENGEGPGEGRRLFDISGLTGLDRDAYDALAPIQWPVTRGAPSGTARLFEDGRFATPDGKARLIAVHPRGPEQALSEVRPLRLNTGRVRDQWHTMTRTGRAPRLMNHRSEPFIELHPDDAHHYGIDDKALARLEGAGGDYVGRVRVSKAQRRGEVFVPMHWTGRFSGAARMGSLLAPHCDPVSGQPESKHGAVSIAPLAPSWQATLIVADDLALDAAWCDSSRYWARIPLSDCQRWQLAGGKRGNDMPDWQAWLAEHLPVAPTLWCEDPGDGRLRAAGIADGKLRWWLMVGPPGELPGIAWLDERFQEAARGERLDAARQRRLLAGCDDGAADSGPVVCSCHQVGQSTIRHAIRSGDDSVEALGARLACGTQCGSCIPELKSLIEEARAEGNAQEGADEERAHASAEPKSENVTIA